One genomic region from Nitrospinota bacterium encodes:
- a CDS encoding 2-C-methyl-D-erythritol 2,4-cyclodiphosphate synthase yields the protein MFRIGHGFDAHRLVEGRRLVIGGVELDFPLGLLGHSDADALVHAVCDALLGASALGDIGKLFPDSDAKYKGISSIALLEEVSGRLRKAGFSIMNVDTTIAAEAPKMAPHSDKMRENLAKAMGIEPGQVSIKATTTEKLGFTGRGEGIAAWAVALITSTK from the coding sequence TTGTTCCGGATTGGCCATGGGTTTGACGCGCACAGGCTGGTTGAAGGCCGCAGGCTTGTGATTGGCGGGGTGGAACTGGACTTTCCCCTGGGTCTTCTGGGCCATTCGGACGCCGATGCGCTGGTCCACGCCGTTTGCGACGCTTTGCTTGGCGCCTCGGCGCTGGGGGATATAGGAAAGCTGTTTCCAGACAGTGACGCTAAATACAAAGGGATCTCAAGCATCGCCCTTCTTGAAGAAGTGTCTGGCAGATTGCGCAAAGCCGGATTTTCGATAATGAATGTGGACACCACCATCGCCGCCGAGGCCCCCAAAATGGCGCCTCATTCAGACAAGATGCGCGAAAACCTCGCCAAGGCCATGGGTATCGAGCCGGGCCAGGTGTCCATTAAAGCCACCACCACCGAAAAACTCGGGTTCACCGGCCGGGGTGAAGGCATCGCCGCGTGGGCCGTGGCCCTGATCACTTCGACCAAGTGA
- a CDS encoding 4a-hydroxytetrahydrobiopterin dehydratase, whose amino-acid sequence MSSEKWTENGGALSRIFKFGAYLDGVEFARKVAVIADKQDHHPDITIGYRKVTVTATTHDKGNTVTEKDWSLAQAIDEIGAD is encoded by the coding sequence ATGTCATCAGAAAAATGGACGGAAAATGGCGGGGCGCTCTCCCGGATTTTCAAATTTGGCGCATATCTGGATGGGGTGGAGTTCGCCAGAAAAGTGGCGGTGATAGCCGATAAACAGGACCACCATCCCGATATCACGATCGGATACCGGAAAGTCACCGTAACCGCCACCACCCACGATAAAGGCAACACGGTGACGGAAAAAGACTGGAGCCTGGCCCAGGCCATAGATGAAATTGGCGCCGATTGA
- a CDS encoding glutamate--tRNA ligase, whose translation MNATRVRFAPSPTGSLHMGNLRTALFNWLFARKTGGKFILRIEDTDVSRSSAEAEVELMETLKTLGLDWDEGPDIGGPFAPYRQSERVGLYQKAVERLLAVGKAYPCFCQVDELEAERAGQIASKKPPRYSGKCANLTPAEQTALAKTIKPVYRFRVDKDVLGFEDGVRGKIMFNTADFGDFILLRSNGTPSYHLASALDDVEMGITDVIRGEDHLSNTAKHLLIMRALGAQPPRYYHLSIILDSAGKKLSKRAGGTNVKSLLDQGYLPSAINTSVAMLGWSGVSGAEAEPLLKLAEMFDIGAVSRAPAHFDLKRLDHINSRAMKKLSPGEKVAALKPALAWAGFPFDKFSSDVLEKIIVAVADTINAPGEAPEIAMQFIKRLEPDDSAMQALQMPSAGDVISALREAVSAVTDPQEMIDSAMGKSGAKGKNFFWPARAALTGRVAGPNLKELLAAMGPAEIKDRLEKISTPRS comes from the coding sequence GTGAACGCGACAAGAGTAAGGTTCGCCCCAAGCCCCACCGGCTCCTTGCACATGGGGAACCTGCGCACGGCGTTGTTCAACTGGCTTTTCGCCAGGAAAACGGGGGGCAAGTTCATCCTTCGAATAGAGGATACAGACGTTTCCCGCTCTTCCGCCGAAGCGGAGGTGGAGTTGATGGAGACGCTGAAAACCCTGGGGCTGGATTGGGACGAGGGCCCGGACATCGGCGGCCCCTTTGCCCCCTACCGGCAAAGTGAAAGGGTTGGGCTGTATCAGAAAGCCGTGGAGCGGTTACTGGCCGTTGGGAAAGCCTATCCATGCTTTTGCCAGGTTGACGAGCTGGAAGCGGAGCGGGCTGGGCAGATTGCCTCTAAAAAACCGCCACGGTATTCGGGAAAATGCGCCAACCTTACCCCGGCCGAACAGACCGCCCTTGCCAAAACCATAAAACCTGTTTACAGGTTCCGGGTGGACAAGGATGTATTGGGGTTTGAAGACGGTGTGCGCGGCAAAATAATGTTCAACACCGCCGATTTCGGCGATTTCATATTGCTCCGCTCCAACGGAACGCCTTCATACCATCTGGCCTCGGCGCTGGACGATGTGGAGATGGGGATTACCGATGTTATCCGGGGGGAGGACCATCTTTCCAACACGGCGAAACATCTTCTTATCATGCGGGCGCTGGGCGCCCAGCCGCCACGGTATTACCACTTGTCCATAATTCTGGATAGCGCGGGCAAAAAGCTTTCCAAACGGGCCGGTGGAACCAACGTGAAATCTCTGCTGGATCAGGGTTATCTGCCATCGGCGATAAACACCTCTGTCGCCATGTTGGGCTGGTCCGGCGTTTCTGGCGCCGAGGCGGAGCCGCTTTTGAAACTGGCGGAGATGTTCGATATTGGCGCCGTATCCCGGGCCCCGGCGCATTTTGATTTAAAACGGCTGGACCATATAAACTCCCGCGCCATGAAAAAACTTTCCCCCGGGGAAAAAGTGGCGGCCCTAAAACCGGCGCTGGCCTGGGCGGGGTTTCCGTTCGATAAGTTTTCAAGTGACGTTTTGGAGAAAATAATAGTGGCCGTGGCCGACACAATAAACGCCCCTGGCGAGGCTCCGGAAATTGCCATGCAGTTCATCAAAAGGCTGGAGCCGGACGATTCGGCCATGCAGGCCCTTCAAATGCCCTCCGCGGGGGATGTGATATCGGCGTTGAGGGAGGCCGTCTCCGCTGTAACCGACCCGCAGGAAATGATAGACTCCGCCATGGGCAAAAGCGGGGCCAAGGGTAAGAATTTTTTCTGGCCCGCACGCGCCGCGCTCACCGGCAGGGTGGCGGGCCCCAACTTGAAAGAGCTGTTGGCGGCCATGGGGCCGGCCGAAATAAAAGACCGTCTGGAAAAGATATCAACACCACGGAGCTGA